The sequence CGCCTTATTTCTAGAGCAAATCCCATCAAGTTTGTTATGTCAAAACCTGTCCTTAGTGACCGACTAGCAAGATGGTACCTCCAATTCCAACAATTTGAGATTGTGTACATCCCTCAAAAATCCGTGAAGGGACAAGCACTAGCGGATTTCTTAGCAGACCATCCTATACCAAATGATTGGGAGTTAACTGATGAGTTTCCTGATGAAGATGCGATGTTAATTGAAGTTCAACCTCCTTGGAAAATGTACTTTGACGGGGCTGCACATCGCGGCGGAGCTGGTGCTGGTGTGGTGTTCATCACTTCACAAGAAGAGATTCTACCATTCTCTTTTACTCTAAAACAATGTTGCTCCAATAATGTCGCTGAATATCAAGCACTGATACTTGGACTTGAAATGGCCGTTGACATGAAACAATTACATTTACAGGTCTTTggtgactctcaattggtgattaatcaactCTTAGGAAGTTATGAGGTAAAAAAGCCTGAATTGCGACCTTATCATGATTATGCTCAAAAGTTGATAAGATGGCTTGGGGATGTAACCCTTCAACATGTGCGTCGAACAGAGAATAAGAAAGCTGATGCATTGGCTACTCTAGCTTCAACGCTAACCCTTCCTGATCAAACGCAAGTAACTGTCTGTCAAAAATGGATAGTACCACCGTCaaatgaggaagaatatattgaaaataagctTGATCATATCGTCGCCATTGTTGAAGCTGCGAAGGAAGATTGGAGACAACCCATCATTGACTACCTATGTTATGGGATACTTCCAGAAAATCCAAGAAGAAGAACTGACATACGTCGTCGTGCACCTCGTTTCCTTTACTACAAGGATACATTATATAGAAGATCATTTGAGGGTATGTTATTACGATGTTTGGGAGAGGAAGAAGCGATTCAAGCTCTGCAAGAAGCACACTCAGGAGTATGTGGATCACATCAATCTGGACCAAAACTTCATTTTCACATAAAGAGGATGGGGTATTACTGGCCAACCATGGTGAAAGATTGCTTATATTATGCTAGAAAATGTGATGCTTGTCAATTTCATGCGAATTTCATTCATCAGCCACCCGAAGTATTGCACCCAACCATCGCATCTTGGCCATTTGACGCTTGGGGACTGGATATTGTAGGACCATTACCAAAGTCTTCTGGTGGACACTTGTACATCTTGGCTGCAACTGATTACTTTTCAAAATGGGCTGAAGCTGTCGCTCTTAAAGAGGTGAAGAAAGAGAATGTTGCAAATTTTATCCGAGTAAATATTATCTATCGCTTTGGCATCCCTCGCTATATAATAACAGACAATGGCAAACCATTTGATAACA comes from Solanum pennellii chromosome 1, SPENNV200 and encodes:
- the LOC107024402 gene encoding uncharacterized protein LOC107024402 produces the protein MAPHIKKAMQNIFDDLLHKNVKCYVDDLVVKSRKRGDHLKDLRMVFELLRRYQLRMNPLKCAFGVTSGKFLGFIVRHRGIEIDQAKVDAISKMTEPRDIHELKSLQGKLAYLRRFISNLAGRCQPFSHLMKKGALFNWDQTCSEAFKSIKSYLAKPPVLAAPIPGKPLILYIAAQERSVGALLAQENSEGKENALYYLSRTMTPNELNYSPIEKLCLALVFSIQKMKHYFQAHVVRLISRANPIKFVMSKPVLSDRLARWYLQFQQFEIVYIPQKSVKGQALADFLADHPIPNDWELTDEFPDEDAMLIEVQPPWKMYFDGAAHRGGAGAGVVFITSQEEILPFSFTLKQCCSNNVAEYQALILGLEMAVDMKQLHLQVFGDSQLVINQLLGSYEVKKPELRPYHDYAQKLIRWLGDVTLQHVRRTENKKADALATLASTLTLPDQTQVTVCQKWIVPPSNEEEYIENKLDHIVAIVEAAKEDWRQPIIDYLCYGILPENPRRRTDIRRRAPRFLYYKDTLYRRSFEGMLLRCLGEEEAIQALQEAHSGVCGSHQSGPKLHFHIKRMGYYWPTMVKDCLYYARKCDACQFHANFIHQPPEVLHPTIASWPFDAWGLDIVGPLPKSSGGHLYILAATDYFSKWAEAVALKEVKKENVANFIRVNIIYRFGIPRYIITDNGKPFDNKLMNKICDLFDFKQRKSSMYHAAANGLAEAFNKTLCNLLKKVVSQSKRDWHERMEEALWAYRTTYRTPTQATPYSLAFGVEAVLPLERQIPSLRLAIQEGLTEEENARLRLAELEALDEKRLEAQQNLECYQARLSRAFNKKVRLRCFQVGDQVLAVRRPIITSHKSGGKFTSKWDGPYVVQEAYSNGAYKLVDTDGLRIGRINAKFLKRYYP